GAATCATTTGTTATAAATCGGCGGCATAATCTCGTAATACAAACCTGGGGAACACCAGGTTTAAGTCCTGAGCGTCCAGCTTTACTTTATCTCCACGGTGGCGGCTGGGTCATTGGACGTGCTTCTTGTTTTGATGCTTTTTTTTCCAGACTCGCATCTAAACTGTCGTTAAAGATTTATGCACTGAATTATAGAAGAGCACCTGAGCATCCGTTTCCGGCTGCTATCGATGATGCTGTAGAGGCGTGGCAATGGCTTACGGCAAGATGCCGCAGCGATGGCCAGCTACATAGGCAGGGTTTGATGGTAGGTGGTGACAGTGCAGGCGGCAATCTCGCTGCTGTGCTTTCGATCAAGACGCGCGACGAGAATTTGCGCCTGCCAGACGCCCAAATACTCATTTACCCCGTGACTTCGGCACTTGATACTTGGTCATCTTTTCAACGCTACGACCAAGGATTCCTCCTCACGGCTAGCATGATGAGGGAGTTTGTTAGACACTATGCGCAGTCCCATTCTCTGAAGGATGGGCGACTGAGCCCTCTAGAGCACTCAAATCTTACGGGTTTGCCGCCGACGCTGATGGCGCTGGTGGGCTGTGACATCTTGCTGGATGAAGGCTTAGCTTTTGCTACGCGCCTAAGGCAGGCTGGTACTTCCGTAGAGATAGCCATTTATCCGCAGGTCATGCATGCATTCCTAAACTTTCTGCGATTCGATGCAGCCAGCCTGGCGGCAGACGATCTTATCGAACTGATCGACAAACTGATGAGCCAGTTGCCTGACCAAAAGAGTACCGCGGCTTAAGACTGATCGCCGCCGATGGGCCGAGGCCTAGGCCTTGAGGAACGGTGCGCAGAGCTGTTCGGTGATGGTCCAAAGTTTAGTTGCCAGCTCACTGTCCGTAGCGATGTGAGACGGCTTCTTGGCCTCACAGCTGGCAAAGTAGTCGCCATTTATTCCAGATACATCGGTTGAAGTGGCTAGGTAAACACTGGTCTGAGCACCCCTGTCTTCGTTAATGGCAAAGATTTTTTGACTGAGCTTAAGTAAAACTGCTAGGGCACCCTGATTGTTATGCCCGAACTTAGACGCCACAAATCCTGGGTGCAGACAGTTAACGGTGATGGAGCCACCGGCAAGCTTTTTGGCCAATTCTTTGGTAAATAAAATATTGCAAAGTTTGGAACGGCAATAGGCTTCCCACCCGCTGTAGTGACGCTCCCCTTGCAAATTTTCAAAGTCGAGTTTAGCGCCGCGATGTGCCTCACTCGATACCGAAATGATGCGGCCCCGAGGAGATTTACGCACCAAGGGAAGTAAGTGATGCGTCAAGACGAAGTAACCCAGATGATTTAGGGCAAAAGTGCGCTCAAAACCCTCCGGTGTTTTTTCGTACATCTGAAAGTAGGCGCCAGCATTATTGATAAGCACATCGAGCTGCGGGATCTGGTTCTGTGCGTCAAGCGCGAGACGACGAACTTCAGGTGGACTAGATAGGTCGGCCACCAATCCGTGATAGGTGGCAGCCGGGCGCAAACTCTGAAGCTCGCGCACAGTTTCTGTGGTCTTGGCGGCGTTGCGGCCCACGACCCAGATTGTGGTGTCCGGCCGACCAAGTTCCCTTGCAGTAACCTTACCAATGCCGTCGGTCGCCCCGGTGATCAGAATGTGTTTCATGGCGGTCCCTGGGTCTTATAAATGAACGATGGATGTTATTATATTGACCGACGCGGGGATCGACAAGCGGGCACCTGCGATTTACTGTGGCCGCCGTCCCACAAACAGGGTGTGCCAACTACCCTTCATGCCGTGTGATTTGGTTCTGGTAACGTTAACCTCAAAACCAATCCGGCCTAGCCTTTTAGCAAAAATCGGTGACGCCGCTGCAGACCAAAAGACCACAGTGCCGCCAGGCGCTAGGGCACTTTGAATCTGGTGGAGTCCCACTTCGCTATAAATGTCGTCGTTGTCTTTAGTGCATAAGCCAGCTGGTCCGTTATCGACGTCGAGCATGATGGCATCGTAGCTCCCCCTGGCGGTAGCTATGATCTCCATGACGTCGCGCTGGATGATGCGTACGCGCGGATCCTGCATAACGTCCGCCGCCAGCGGTAGGTCCGGGTTCTTGTTCCAAGCAATCACCGCTGGCATCAGCTCGGCTACAGTGACGACCGCCGTTTTTGGCGCCAGACGCAGCGTAGCGCGCACGGTAAAACCGAAGCCGAGACCACCTATGAGAATTTTCGGTTTCTTTTTGCCCACCAACTGCTCGCAGGCGATCTCTGCCATGCGCTCTTCGCTGCTAGACTGTCGTGTAGACATGAGCTCCAGGCCGCCGACCCGTATGGAGTAGGCGCCATCGTGCTCATAAAGAGCCATGGCGGTTCCGTCAGGAGTTTTTGCTTCGTCGATGAGGTTCCACTTTTTCACAAGCCTGCTCCGGGGGCGTCGCACCCTTGATAAAACCGTAGGGGCAATGGCGGCAGCCGTTTTTACAGCAA
This genomic stretch from Deltaproteobacteria bacterium harbors:
- a CDS encoding alpha/beta hydrolase; its protein translation is MAYQLKEYATRQDLDPSLAVLVRLLNVLPSFEHLSPSIQRFLFTIMAKIGSPKITTTINKESFVINRRHNLVIQTWGTPGLSPERPALLYLHGGGWVIGRASCFDAFFSRLASKLSLKIYALNYRRAPEHPFPAAIDDAVEAWQWLTARCRSDGQLHRQGLMVGGDSAGGNLAAVLSIKTRDENLRLPDAQILIYPVTSALDTWSSFQRYDQGFLLTASMMREFVRHYAQSHSLKDGRLSPLEHSNLTGLPPTLMALVGCDILLDEGLAFATRLRQAGTSVEIAIYPQVMHAFLNFLRFDAASLAADDLIELIDKLMSQLPDQKSTAA
- a CDS encoding SDR family oxidoreductase, with amino-acid sequence MKHILITGATDGIGKVTARELGRPDTTIWVVGRNAAKTTETVRELQSLRPAATYHGLVADLSSPPEVRRLALDAQNQIPQLDVLINNAGAYFQMYEKTPEGFERTFALNHLGYFVLTHHLLPLVRKSPRGRIISVSSEAHRGAKLDFENLQGERHYSGWEAYCRSKLCNILFTKELAKKLAGGSITVNCLHPGFVASKFGHNNQGALAVLLKLSQKIFAINEDRGAQTSVYLATSTDVSGINGDYFASCEAKKPSHIATDSELATKLWTITEQLCAPFLKA